The following are encoded in a window of Mycosarcoma maydis chromosome 10, whole genome shotgun sequence genomic DNA:
- a CDS encoding uncharacterized protein (related to nitrate transporter), whose amino-acid sequence MRSGTQSLTASNDSKADLEITEAVGNDQHPGMASMLRPGTNTGMVTSEEYMTEDEKKTKDLKDFGYHKFQWSSLWRPAVINPLNGKSHTFPIFRIWDAYSTAFWLSTLGFFVAFLSWFAFAPLVPEAVKVDLKLSSVQVTHSNMASLGGTAIVRLIAGPACDRYGPRKVMAALLILGAIPSGMAALVQNASGLYAVRFFISILGATFVCCQAWCSTFFDKSVVGTANAFSGGWGNMGGGVTIAAMIGLFERYRHAGLSAHMAWRVCFPTLPVPALMFVAGLILLFGKDHPAGKWSQRHQFSGTAIAIAQGEKIELDSAERAEYERRTADNEKGPAKAAHFREQDPADAGKHVAAVDTAQSEPITLKRLMVILADPRVWMCIVCYLLTFGLETAMDAALPGLITTLFQSKTFTAIDAAYAASMYGLLNLYARPLGGVVSDVLFSKYGLRGRVFWLLVTSFSQGIAMIGLGFYCNRSPTLSGVLWFIFLIGTTGFLANGANYGIPAIICPSAIGTVSGLVGAGGNLGGLLYLGIFLAVPGARPKKTLGTKFWIAGVVNAGAVLPFFAVLLPGKYGV is encoded by the coding sequence ATGCGTTCCGGAACACAGAGCCTCACCGCCTCGAATGACTCCAAGGCAGACCTTGAGATCACCGAGGCAGTGGGCAATGACCAGCATCCTGGCATGGCTTCCATGCTCCGCCCCGGTACCAACACTGGTATGGTCACTTCGGAAGAATACATGACCGAAGACGAAAAAAAGACCAAGGATCTCAAGGACTTTGGTTACCACAAATTCCAGTGGTCTTCGCTGTGGCGTCCCGCGGTCATCAACCCGTTGAACGGCAAGTCGCACACTTTCCCTATCTTCCGCATTTGGGATGCCTACTCGACTGCCTTCTGGCTTTCGACGCTGGGCTTCTTTGTGGCTTTCCTCAGTTGGTTCGCCTTCGCTCCGCTCGTGCCCGAAGCTGTCAAGGTCGACCTCAAGCTGTCGAGCGTGCAGGTGACGCACTCCAACATGGCCTCGTTGGGTGGTACCGCCATTGTGCGTCTCATTGCTGGACCAGCTTGTGATCGCTACGGTCCCAGGAAGGTCATGGCCGCTCTGCTCATTCTCGGTGCTATTCCGTCAGGTATGGCTGCGCTTGTGCAGAACGCGAGTGGCCTTTACGCTGTGCGATTCTtcatcagcatcctcgGTGCTACATTCGTCTGCTGTCAAGCTTGGTGCTCGACGTTCTTCGACAAATCAGTCGTTGGTACCGCCAACGCCTTCTCCGGTGGCTGGGGTAACATGGGTGGTGGTGTCACCATCGCTGCCATGATCGGACTCTTCGAGCGTTACCGCCACGCCGGTCTCTCTGCGCATATGGCTTGGCGTGTATGCTTCCCCACGCTTCCTGTACCTGCGCTCATGTTTGTTGCCGGTCTGATCCTGCTCTTTGGTAAGGACCACCCGGCTGGCAAGTGGAGCCAACGCCATCAGTTCAGCGGTACCGCAATCGCGATCGCTCAAGGCGAAaagatcgagctcgactctgCCGAGCGTGCAGAGTACGAGCGCCGCACTGCCGACAACGAAAAGGGACCTGCCAAGGCTGCTCACTTCCGCGAGCAGGACCCGGCGGACGCTGGTAAGCACGTCGCGGCTGTCGACACTGCGCAGTCGGAGCCCATTACGTTGAAGCGCTTGATGGTGATCCTCGCCGATCCTCGTGTTTGGATGTGCATCGTATGCTACTTGCTCACTTTCGGACTCGAGACCGCCATGGACGCCGCTCTTCCCGGCTTGATCACCACGCTCTTCCAGTCTAAGACTTTCACCGCTATCGACGCCGCGTATGCCGCTTCGATGTATGGCTTGCTCAACCTGTACGCTCGTCCGCTCGGCGGCGTCGTCTCAGACGTCCTCTTCTCCAAGTACGGACTTCGCGGCCGTGTCTTCTGGCTGCTCGTCACCTCGTTCTCGCAAGGTATCGCCATGATCGGTCTCGGGTTTTACTGCAACCGCTCACCCACCCTCAGCGGTGTGCTCTGGTTCATCTTCCTTATCGGTACGACTGGTTTCCTCGCTAACGGTGCCAACTACGGTATCCCTGCCATCATCTGCCCCTCGGCTATCGGCACGGTCTCGGGTCTGGTTGGTGCAGGTGGTAACCTCGGTGGTTTGCTCTACCTGGGCATCTTCCTTGCTGTACCTGGTGCTAGGCCTAAAAAGACGCTCGGTACCAAATTCTGGATCGCTGGTGTCGTCAACGCCGGTGCTGTACTTCCCTTCTTCGCTGTCTTGCTTCCAGGCAAGTACGGTGTATAA
- a CDS encoding putative nitrite reductase, with protein MAPVPTDTAAWTASGPGSSASGSTGITTPELVLPAKNRKRACVVGLGMVGIAFIEKLLKYDLQGGRDEWEVIVFGEEPHIAYNRVGLTQYFANRSVESLYLNELGWYSSHAKGKLSYHTSDQVTAIDAENKIVRTKKGNEIRYDECILATGSDASLPPYITRDRFYQTKGTFVYRTIKDLDDIIAYAVDAPKTLGRRIRKAGVIGGGLLGLEAAKALLDLEEVDQVVLVERNRWVLSRQLDQEGGTLVLQKVRDLGVEVLLQARVRDLIWNDEGRLTGMLMYGKEGEEDEPFDIDMLVFAVGITPRDELAKAIPGMETKARGGGFIVNDSLCTSVRNIYAIGECASFEEQTFGLIAPGIEMAEVLAFNLTEGPYHAMRKMKSPDVSTKLKLMGVDVASFGDFFADQGKISKPLPGSKGVSKRSKSAEAVEMTPEEIKKSVKALTYRDPFSDVYKKYIFTNDGRYLLGGMMVGDVKDYVKLVALCNKGDAIEKPPAELIIGAKKEGEEEGDDLPDEAQVCSCHNVTKGDLIRCVKEGGVRSIGEMKSSTKCGTGCGGCMPLSTSILNKALKEAGVEVSNHLCGHFAYSRQDLYQIIKFKKLKDFTTVMSTVGKKADSLGCEVCRPAIGSILSSLYNDWIMAPQLRQTQDTNDRYLANMQRDGTYSVVPRLAAGEITPAGLKVIGEVAEEYGLYTKITGGQRIDMFGAKKQDLPAIWTKLVDAGFESGHAYGKALRTVKSCVGSTWCRYGVGDSVGLAHELETRYKGIRAPHKFKGGISGCVRECAEAQGKDFGLIATTKGWNVYVGGNGGAKPRHAELIAEDVTRRQAIKILDRFILFYIRSADKLERTARWIEKFPGGLKGLKEVIVDDKLGICEDLEKEMEVLVGTYHCEWTKVVRDPTRHKAFRQFVNTDETQPVSEMMSERDQQRPADWPVETGPLHFSILDVAKEAVWEWRSVCKYTDLDPQKDSPSSATIKYGDTQIAVWNIPGRGVRAAQNMCPPRRAFVLADGLVGEDDKGREYVSCPLHKRNYILSANADEEGGKCNDGDYSIMTFEAKMDEEKDLVYLKLPPTEALDAVLSTSKWMLRRATEESDAMAGGQSHSVEITGPLDMDTLEKGPSSPNKPGSPPAKKTKASCGEQSSLDW; from the coding sequence ATGGCGCCAGTGCCAACAGATacagcagcttggaccGCGTCTGGTCCAGGAAGCTCTGCATCGGGCTCCACCGGAATTACAACTCCCGAGCTTGTTCTCCCTGCCAAGAACAGGAAGAGGGCCTGTGTTGTTGGCCTCGGAATGGTCGGCATTGCTTTCATCGAGAAACTGCTCAAGTATGACCTTCAAGGCGGTCGAGACGAGTGGGAGGTAATCGTTTTTGGAGAGGAGCCTCACATTGCCTACAACCGTGTCGGCTTGACGCAATACTTTGCCAACCGCTCTGTCGAGTCACTCTACCTCAATGAGCTCGGCTGGTACTCTTCGCACGCCAAAGGCAAGCTCTCATACCACACTTCGGATCAAGTGACCGCTATTGATGCCGAAAACAAGATCGTTCGCACCAAAAAAGGCAACGAGATTCGCTACGACGAATGCATCCTGGCCACCGGATCGGACGCCTCGTTGCCACCCTACATCACGCGCGACCGATTCTATCAAACCAAGGGAACTTTCGTTTATCGCACGATCAAGGACCTGGATGACATCATTGCATATGCAGTCGATGCGCCCAAGACCCTTGGTCGACGCATCCGAAAAGCGGGTGTTATCGGTGGTGGTCTCCTAGGTCTCGAAGCCGCCAAGGCGCTCTTGGATCTCGAGGAGGTCGATCAAGTTGTGCTTGTAGAGCGTAACCGCTGGGTTCTGTCTCGACAGCTCGATCAAGAGGGCGGTACCTTGGTACTACAGAAGGTCCGAGATCTCGGTGTCGAAGTGCTTCTTCAAGCTCGTGTGCGCGACCTCATCTGGAACGACGAGGGCCGCCTAACAGGCATGCTCATGTACGGCAAGGAAGGCGAAGAAGATGAACCTTTCGATATTGACATGCTTGTCTTTGCTGTCGGTATCACGCCCAGGGATGAGCTCGCCAAGGCTATCCCTGGTATGGAGACCAAAGCACGCGGAGGCGGCTTCATTGTCAACGATTCCCTCTGCACCTCCGTCCGCAACATCTATGCTATCGGAGAATGCGCTTCGTTCGAAGAGCAGACTTTTGGCCTCATCGCTCCAGGTATCGAAATGGCCGAAGTTCTTGCTTTCAATCTAACCGAAGGTCCTTACCACGCTATGCGAAAGATGAAGTCACCCGACGTCTCTACCAAGCTCAAGTTGATGGGCGTTGACGTGGCCTCCTTTGGTGACTTCTTTGCCGATCAGGGCAAGATCAGCAAGCCTCTTCCAGGCAGCAAAGGTGTTTCGAAGAGGTCAAAGTCGGCCGAGGCTGTAGAGATGACCCCTGAAGAGATCAAGAAATCGGTCAAAGCCCTCACCTATCGTGATCCTTTCTCGGACGTATACAAGAAATATATCTTCACCAACGACGGCAGATACCTTCTCGGTGGTATGATGGTAGGCGACGTCAAAGACTACGTTAAGCTGGTTGCGCTCTGCAACAAGGGTGATGCCATCGAGAAGCCACCTGCCGAGCTGATTATCGGCGCCAAGAAGGAAGGCGAGGAGGAAGGCGATGACCTTCCCGACGAGGCTCAAGTATGCTCTTGCCACAATGTCACCAAGGGAGATCTTATCCGCTGCGTCAAAGAGGGCGGTGTTCGCTCCATCGGAGAAATGAAGTCTTCAACCAAGTGCGGTACCGGCTGCGGTGGTTGCATGCCACTAAGCACATCTATTCTCAacaaggcgctcaaggaAGCTGGTGTCGAAGTTTCAAACCACCTCTGCGGTCACTTTGCCTACAGTCGACAAGACCTCTACCAGATCATCAAAttcaagaagctcaaggacTTCACCACTGTCATGAGTACCGTTGGCAAGAAGGCTGACAGTCTCGGTTGCGAAGTCTGCCGTCCCGCCATCGGTTCCATCCTTTCTTCGCTCTACAATGACTGGATCATGGCACCTCAACTCCGTCAGACCCAAGACACCAACGATCGATACCTCGCCAACATGCAGCGCGACGGTACTTACTCTGTTGTGCCGCGCCTGGCTGCCGGAGAAATCACTCCGGCTGGCCTCAAAGTGATCGGTGAGGTGGCCGAAGAGTACGGTCTGTACACCAAGATCACTGGTGGTCAGCGAATCGACATGTTTGGTGCCAAAAAGCAGGACCTTCCTGCCATCTGgaccaagctcgtcgatgctggcttCGAGTCAGGCCACGCCTATGGTAAGGCGCTGCGAACGGTCAAGTCGTGCGTCGGCAGCACATGGTGTCGATATGGTGTAGGTGACTCGGTCGGCCTCGCACACGAGCTCGAAACGAGGTACAAGGGCATTCGAGCTCCTCACAAGTTCAAGGGAGGTATCTCTGGCTGCGTTCGTGAGTGTGCCGAAGCTCAGGGCAAAGACTTTGGACTTATCGCCACCACGAAAGGCTGGAACGTCTATGTCGGAGGCAACGGTGGTGCTAAACCGCGTCatgccgagctcatcgCTGAAGACGTTACCCGGCGCCAAGCGATCAAGATCCTCGACCGTTTCATTCTCTTCTACATTCGATCGGCCGACAAGCTTGAGCGTACTGCTCGATGGATCGAGAAGTTCCCCGGTGGCCTCAAAGGCCTCAAGGAGGTCATCGTCGATGACAAGCTGGGCATTTGCGAGGATCTCGAGAAAGAGATGGAGGTGCTCGTCGGCACCTACCACTGTGAATGGACCAAGGTGGTTCGCGATCCCACTCGCCACAAGGCTTTCCGTCAATTTGTCAACACCGACGAGACACAGCCTGTATCAGAGATGATGTCGGAGCGCGACCAACAACGACCTGCTGACTGGCCGGTCGAGACAGGACCGCTTCACTTCAGCATCCTCGACGTGGCAAAGGAAGCGGTCTGGGAATGGAGAAGCGTCTGCAAGTACACTGACCTCGACCCTCAGAAAGACTCTCCCTCCTCGGCAACCATCAAGTACGGTGACACTCAGATCGCCGTTTGGAACATTCCTGGCCGCGGtgttcgagctgctcaaaaCATGtgcccacctcgtcgtGCCTTTGTGCTCGCCGACGGTCTTGTAGGTGAAGACGACAAGGGTCGCGAGTATGTCTCATGTCCTCTGCACAAGCGCAACTACATTCTCTCGGCCAACGCCGATGAGGAAGGTGGCAAGTGCAACGATGGTGACTATTCGATTATGACATTTGAAgccaagatggacgaggagAAGGATCTCGTCTATCTGAAGCTACCTCCCACcgaggcgctcgacgcGGTGCTTTCAACGTCCAAATGGATGCTTCGACGAGCTACTGAGGAGTCGGATGCCATGGCCGGTGGCCAATCTCACTCGGTCGAGATCACCGGCCCTCTTGACATGGACACACTGGAAAAGGGCCCTTCGAGTCCTAACAAACCAGGTTCACCACCTGCAAAGAAAACGAAAGCTTCGTGCGGTGAACAGTCTTCGCTTGACTGGtaa